The DNA window GTGGTGATGAACCTCAACCTCGACTCGCGCGAAGAACCCTTGCCGGTTGATTTTGATATCAATAATCCAGTCAAGACTTCCAACTTCAACACCACAGTGAATATCTTCGATAGTCATGGCACCAAGCATGCGATGACCACTTACTTCCGCCGTGTGGCCGATGATGAGGGCATTTCCTGGGAATGGCATGCGACCGTCGATGGCAAGGAAGTCACCGATGCCGATGGCGCCAAGATCAAGGAAATCGCCAGCGGTACCGTGAAATTCGATCCTAAAGGCAATCTGCTGGAAGAAACCTATAACGAGTCCAGCGCCAACTTCAATAAGGGCGCTGTGCCGGATCAGAAGATCCTGATCGACTTCGGCAAGAACATGGGTTCGGAAGAAGGCAACGGCGTCGGCGCTTCGAGCTCCACCGCGTCCTCGTCCATCACCGTGTTCCATAGTCAGAACGGTTATGAATCGGGCAACATCAAATCCCTTAAGATCGACCTGGATGGCAAGATCAAAGGTTATTACACCAACGGTATCGAACGCATCCTCGGTTCGTTTGCCCTGGCGACCTTTGAAAACCAGGACGGACTGATGAAAGCCGGCCGCAACCAGTTCTATGCGACCAATGACTCAGGCTCACCACGCATCGGCACGCCGCAGTCCGGCGTTCGCGGTTCCATCTATGCTTCGACTTTGGAAGAATCGAACGTGGATATGGCCCAGCAGTTCGTGGAGATGATCCGGAGTCAGCGTGGATTCCAGGCCAACTCCCGTTCCATCACCACAACCGACAGCATGATCGAGGAAGTGGTGAACATGAAACGCTAATAGTTAATTAGCGTATGGATTCCAGGTAGCGAAGGCGGGCTTCGATCAAGGATCGGACCCGCACAGCAAATAGTTCGGGGGTTTCCTCGGGAAGCGGCCAGATCTTGGGCATCACGTCCAGGATCAGGTGCGCGGCCTTGGGAATCCCCGAGTTTTTTCGCATCATATCTTTCGTTCCGCAAAGGACGACGGGGCAG is part of the Oligoflexus sp. genome and encodes:
- a CDS encoding flagellar hook protein FlgE; amino-acid sequence: MAISQALYTGVTGMSVMSDSMAVVANNLANANAKGFKYDRVEFDDLLSLDLGSSAGQAQLGRGARLSRVRAIHTQGGLSVTDRLTDMAVQGNGFFVVNNPKGEKQEAGGLFYTRVGSFNFDKDGYLSDATGGRLQGYEADQDGVLSTKLTDVRIVTNNIPPKGTDKVVMNLNLDSREEPLPVDFDINNPVKTSNFNTTVNIFDSHGTKHAMTTYFRRVADDEGISWEWHATVDGKEVTDADGAKIKEIASGTVKFDPKGNLLEETYNESSANFNKGAVPDQKILIDFGKNMGSEEGNGVGASSSTASSSITVFHSQNGYESGNIKSLKIDLDGKIKGYYTNGIERILGSFALATFENQDGLMKAGRNQFYATNDSGSPRIGTPQSGVRGSIYASTLEESNVDMAQQFVEMIRSQRGFQANSRSITTTDSMIEEVVNMKR